The genomic DNA AATACCACCGCAATTGATAACGCGTTCCGCTTTTACACCGTACTCTTCAAAACGTTCCATGATAACGCGTGCCCCGAAAGCAGTGGCTTCAATCCATGTGCGATATATCTCCGCAGGCTTGGAAAGAAGTGTTAAACCGATAATAGCACCTGTTAATTGTGGGTCTACAAGAATAGTTCGGTTGCCATTATGCCAATCCAATGCCAATAAACCGCTTTCACCGGGCTGTAGTTTTCCTGCTTCCTCTGTAAGTCTTTCATGAGACCCTTCTATAGTCCCACCGGGCTGAATGTATTGAACAAACCAGTTGTAAATATCGCCGAAGGCAGATTGTCCCGCTTCCAATCCGAACATTCCGGGCAAAATGGATTCAGGAACAATTCCACAAAGGCCGGGAATATCCGGTAGAGGTTCATCCATAGGTGCAACCATCATATCGCAGGTAGATGTGCCTATAATTTTTGTAAGCACGCCGGGCGCTATTCCACAACCCACAGCACCCAGATGAGCATCAAAAGCACCCACGGCCACAGGGATACCTACTCGTAAAGATAATTTCTCTGCCCATTCAGGTGTTAATTCCCCTGCTTTATCTTTGACACAAAATAAAATATCCGGTAAGGTCTGACGAATTCGTGCTAATTCAGGGTCAAGAGAACCTAAAAAGGTTTCATCGGGATAGCCATGCCAGGAAGGGTTTGCCATGGCTTTATGTCCAGCAGCACAAATACACCGTTTTATTTTATCGGGGTGCGTAGTGCCGGTTAAAACGGCGGGTATCCAATCAGCACATTCAACCCATGTATAAGCCGATGTAAAAACTTTGGGTGCTATACGCCGACAGTGAAGTAATTTTGACCAGAACCACTCCGAGGAGTAAGTCCCACCACATTTAGCAAGGAAATGGGGTCTTTGTTGTTTCGCCTGTTGTGTAATTTCATCCGCTTCCGCATACGAGGTATGGTCTTTCCAGAGCCATGCCATCGCATTGGGGTCACTGGAAAATTCTTCATGGAACGCAAGCGGAGTGCCCTCGCGGTCAACGGGTAACGGTGTACTGCCGGTAGTATCAACACCTATACCGATTATATTTTCTGCCTTAAAATCAGGTCGGTTTGCTTTTGCGTCTTCTATAGCATCCTTGACCACCTGTTCCAGCCCTCGAATGTAATCTTCCGGATGTTGGCGTGCAAGATGAGGGTCTTTCGATGATAAGATAATTCCTTGCTCTCCGTGGGCATAATTTACAACCGCAGTTCCTATTTCTTCGCCCGTGTGAACATTGACAATCAAAGCACGGACAGAATTCGTTCCGTAATCCAGACCAAGGGCATAGATATCCTTCATAATCCTGTCGCTCCTATTATTCAGGTCATTTATTCGTTGTTTCTACTTATCTTACCTCTTTCAACCCACGAATTTAAACCTGAAATGTTGCCATCAGTATGAAGTTTCATCCAGTTTGACAGGTCCGCGGAATACCCAATAGACATAACCCGTATAAACAAGG from Candidatus Hydrogenedens sp. includes the following:
- a CDS encoding ribulokinase, translated to MKDIYALGLDYGTNSVRALIVNVHTGEEIGTAVVNYAHGEQGIILSSKDPHLARQHPEDYIRGLEQVVKDAIEDAKANRPDFKAENIIGIGVDTTGSTPLPVDREGTPLAFHEEFSSDPNAMAWLWKDHTSYAEADEITQQAKQQRPHFLAKCGGTYSSEWFWSKLLHCRRIAPKVFTSAYTWVECADWIPAVLTGTTHPDKIKRCICAAGHKAMANPSWHGYPDETFLGSLDPELARIRQTLPDILFCVKDKAGELTPEWAEKLSLRVGIPVAVGAFDAHLGAVGCGIAPGVLTKIIGTSTCDMMVAPMDEPLPDIPGLCGIVPESILPGMFGLEAGQSAFGDIYNWFVQYIQPGGTIEGSHERLTEEAGKLQPGESGLLALDWHNGNRTILVDPQLTGAIIGLTLLSKPAEIYRTWIEATAFGARVIMERFEEYGVKAERVINCGGIAMKNPLVMQILADVMGKTMEISRSQQTCALGSAICGSVVAGSANGGHDDFASAVNAMTGVQSTKYIPNPKNQQIYNQLFKLYRQLHDAFGTKEYQGNLANVMKELLNIRRNTAL